The Deinococcus aerolatus DNA segment CGGGCAACATCCAGTCCAGAATGGCCAGATCGGCGCGTGACATCAGCTCACGGGCGTGATGGCCGTCGGATGCCTGCCAGACCTCGTACCCCTCGCCGCTCAGGTACGCGTCCAGGATCTCGAGGATGGCCGGGTCGTCGTCCACGATCAGAATGCGGGCCATGGCTCCTCCCCGTCCCGCCCGGGCTTTACAATCCGCGTTTGAGCAACCACTGGCGGTAGGCGTACATCTCATCGGCCTGGGTACGGATGATGTCGCGGGCCAGACCCAGCACCCGCGTGTCGGTGCTTCTTTGCAACGCCACGTTCGCCATCCCGATGGCGCTGGCGTGGTGTGGCAACATTCCCTCCACCAGGCCACGGTCACTGTTCTTGCTGCTCTTCAGTGCCGTCAGCATGGCCTTCATCTCTGTGTTCAAACTCGTTTGTGCGCCCTTGTCCACGCTGCCGAGAGTCTTCAGCCAGGTGTTCATCTGGCCGATTTCCTTTTGCTGCGTGCCGATGACGTCTGCCGTCCACTTTTTGACCTGGGCGTCTTTAACGTTGTTGAGCACCGTCTTGCTCATGTCCACCGCCCCCTGGTGGTCGACGATCATCATGGACAGGAAGGCACGGTCAAAGGCCTCGCCCTTCAGGGTCTCCAGGCCACCGGACGAGGCGGCGCCGGGATTCATGCCCGGCATGTTCATATGGGCGTACGCGGGGGTCATCAGGCTGAGCGCGAGCAGCAGTGCGGAGCGTGTCATGGCTCCAGCCTGGAACAGCGGTGTTAAGGGGCTGTAAAGCGCCCGGACCCTGCGCCTCTCTACGTGTCCAGCCCCAGACGCGTGCTGCCGGGCGCAGGTCACGGCTGAAGCTTTGCCG contains these protein-coding regions:
- a CDS encoding response regulator transcription factor, producing the protein MRCTPTASGCSNADCKARAGRGGAMARILIVDDDPAILEILDAYLSGEGYEVWQASDGHHARELMSRADLAILDWMLP
- a CDS encoding DUF305 domain-containing protein, translating into MTRSALLLALSLMTPAYAHMNMPGMNPGAASSGGLETLKGEAFDRAFLSMMIVDHQGAVDMSKTVLNNVKDAQVKKWTADVIGTQQKEIGQMNTWLKTLGSVDKGAQTSLNTEMKAMLTALKSSKNSDRGLVEGMLPHHASAIGMANVALQRSTDTRVLGLARDIIRTQADEMYAYRQWLLKRGL